Proteins encoded within one genomic window of Epinephelus lanceolatus isolate andai-2023 chromosome 9, ASM4190304v1, whole genome shotgun sequence:
- the LOC117252555 gene encoding protein prune homolog 2-like isoform X4 has product MLGEDTVRGRHSQQGDGAAGMMMKTASSEEAAEEMDNREDPPSSADLSGGSNQRRKLTAPPMNVSLDRSEGSLLSEDALDTEDEALDTGDDLDVNIDELDTPDEADSLEFNRHGEESHLGAAAASSESIAGHRAAEESRENRLWRSVVIGEQEHRIDMKCIEPYKRVVSHGGYYAEQNAIIVFAACFLPDSDCDNYNYVMENLFLYVISTLELMVAEDYMIVYLNGATPHRRMPGFTWMKKCYQMIDRRLKKNLKMFIIVHPSWFIRTLLGITRPFISSKFSSKIKYVNSLQELGEIIPMEYVHIPPSIVKYDEERGLHKFACMRLDTELQDAAAKADRKGSSFV; this is encoded by the exons ATGCTGGGAGAAGACACTGTGAGGGGAAG ACACTCCCAACAGGGAGACGGTGCAGcagggatgatgatgaagacggCCTCCAGTGAGGAGGCTGCTGAGGAGATGGATaacagagaag ATCCTCCCTCCTCTGCAGATCTGTCAGGCGGGTCCAATCAAAGGAGAAAGCTGACAGCTCCACCCATGAATGTGTCACTGGACCGCAGTGAGGGGTCTCTTCTCTCAGAAGATGCCCTGGACACAGAGGATGAGGCCTTGGATACTGGTGATGATCTTGATGTCAACATAGACGAGCTGGACACACCTGACGAGGCCGACTCACTGGAGTTCAACCGACACG GAGAAGAGTCTCACCtgggtgcagcagcagcatcaagtGAATCTATCGCAGGAcacagagcagctgaggagAGCCGAGAAAACAGGCTGTGGAGGAGTGTGGTAATCGGAGAGCAGGAGCATCGCATTGATATGAAGTGCATTGAGCCGTACAAAAGAGTTGTTTCCCACGGAG GTTATTACGCTGAACAGAATGCCATCATCGTGTTTGCAGCATGCTTTCTACCTGACAGTGACTGTGACAACTACAATTATGTAATGGAAAATCTTTTTCT GTATGTAATCAGTACCTTGGAGCTAATGGTGGCAGAAGATTACATGATTGTTTACTTGAATGGCGCCACACCACACCGGAGGATGCCCGGCTTCACCTGGATGAAAAAGTGCTACCAAATGATAGATAGAAG ACTGAAGAAAAACCTTAAGATGTTCATCATTGTCCATCCTTCCTGGTTCATACGGACTTTGCTGGGAATCACCAGACCTTTCATAAG CTCCAAGTTTAGCAGTAAGATCAAGTATGTGAACAGTCTGCAGGAGCTTGGAGAAATCATCCCAATGGAGTACGTCCACATTCCACCCAGCATTGTAAA GTATGACGAGGAGAGGGGTTTACACAAATTTGCATGCATGAG ACTGGATACAGAACTGCAAGACGCAGCAGCTAA